In a genomic window of Azospirillum brasilense:
- a CDS encoding glycosyltransferase: MTTGGAFGYFIERIEVGTELRIEGWAFHSRHGACGFDVVIDRGKRPPAVHVQAGIDRHDVGLALSDPLADHSGFVVIAALPLDTSAVVLRLTAGDEECLVPLMLREGLSLRSWQVACERGPAAVDYRFLTERGLRYATAMPSSLRGAREALGLLGPASGEKAPPVPPLAAPVSIIVPVYGGKRFLTPLVHALIETVELRHRIVFIDDGNPDRSITAFLIALATSLDNVTVVSKPSNEGYLKAVITGLEVATRLNPDGHVVLLNTDVEVPPGWLERLVGPVERIPSIASTTPFTNAGTICGFPAMPEDNEPFLGATVERIDAAFAALSDLPPVEVPTGVGFCMALNRRALREIGFFDLDAFGRGYGEEVDWCRRALRRGFVNVAVPNLYVHHRHGGSFSSDEKKAQIQASGDIIRQRYPEFDAEVQDFIRADPLRPVRAAAAVRILQEDARPRTVLLFDHAGHGGAATFRAKEIARLHAQGQAVLLVRPTRQPVLGMPDEAVDIELLHKEATFRFPANGLADLGTLVSALPLSEIVVSSLVDHPNAVALMGFIRTLRSGQRVPLRVLHHDYLPVCPSLNLIDAEDRFCGVPSPERCRECAPANRHFRRREGDNGPAAGSFDIKAYRRTWQDFFDLADRHVFFSRSALAVVRRAFTLRDERVRIIPHLADHVIVSPLPTPAATPLARVAVIGGINVAKGSKILDAMVRLADTHQLPLRFELFGNIDRPIDSPRFHDNGCYEPDDLARRLAMRGCHAVFLPSVWPETYCYVLDEVAGLGLPVGVFDIGAPAERLRHWSNGFIVSSPTPEAALSALLTVTAGVVRASVDQPPSSSPSYPRG, encoded by the coding sequence ATGACCACGGGTGGAGCGTTCGGCTACTTCATCGAGCGGATCGAGGTCGGGACCGAGTTGCGGATCGAAGGCTGGGCCTTTCACAGCCGGCATGGCGCCTGCGGTTTCGACGTGGTGATCGACCGTGGGAAACGGCCTCCCGCCGTCCACGTCCAGGCGGGGATCGACCGCCACGACGTCGGCCTTGCCCTCAGCGATCCCCTGGCGGACCATTCCGGATTCGTGGTGATCGCGGCTTTGCCGCTCGACACGTCCGCCGTCGTTTTGCGACTGACCGCCGGGGACGAGGAGTGCCTCGTCCCGCTGATGCTGCGCGAAGGACTGTCGTTGCGCAGTTGGCAGGTCGCCTGCGAGCGCGGTCCGGCGGCGGTGGACTACCGTTTCCTGACCGAGCGGGGGTTGCGCTACGCCACAGCCATGCCGTCGTCCCTGAGAGGGGCGCGCGAGGCGCTCGGCCTGCTCGGTCCGGCTTCGGGGGAAAAGGCCCCGCCCGTTCCTCCGCTCGCCGCACCCGTGTCCATCATCGTGCCGGTTTATGGCGGCAAGCGGTTCCTGACCCCGCTGGTGCATGCGCTGATCGAGACGGTGGAGCTCAGGCACAGGATCGTCTTCATCGACGACGGCAATCCCGACCGCAGCATAACCGCCTTCCTGATTGCTCTCGCCACGTCGCTGGACAACGTGACGGTCGTGTCCAAGCCGTCAAACGAGGGGTATCTGAAGGCCGTCATCACCGGATTGGAGGTTGCGACGCGCTTGAATCCCGATGGCCATGTCGTTCTTCTCAACACCGACGTGGAGGTGCCGCCCGGCTGGCTGGAGCGGTTGGTCGGGCCGGTCGAGAGGATACCGTCCATTGCCAGCACCACCCCCTTCACCAACGCCGGGACCATCTGCGGCTTCCCCGCGATGCCCGAGGACAACGAGCCTTTTCTCGGCGCCACGGTGGAGCGCATCGACGCGGCGTTCGCAGCCTTGTCGGACCTGCCTCCGGTGGAGGTGCCGACCGGTGTCGGCTTCTGCATGGCGCTGAACCGGCGGGCGCTGCGGGAGATCGGCTTCTTCGATCTGGACGCCTTCGGACGCGGCTATGGCGAGGAGGTGGACTGGTGCCGGCGGGCCTTGCGGCGCGGTTTCGTCAACGTCGCGGTGCCCAATCTCTATGTCCACCACCGGCACGGCGGCAGCTTTTCCAGCGACGAGAAGAAGGCCCAGATTCAGGCGTCCGGCGACATCATCCGGCAGCGGTATCCCGAATTCGACGCGGAGGTCCAGGACTTCATCCGCGCCGACCCGCTGCGCCCCGTACGCGCGGCGGCGGCCGTCCGGATTTTGCAGGAAGACGCCCGGCCGCGGACGGTGCTGCTGTTCGACCACGCCGGGCACGGCGGGGCCGCCACCTTCCGGGCTAAGGAGATCGCGCGACTTCATGCGCAGGGGCAGGCGGTTCTGCTCGTCCGCCCCACCCGGCAGCCGGTGCTGGGGATGCCGGACGAAGCGGTGGACATCGAGTTGCTGCACAAGGAAGCCACCTTCCGTTTTCCGGCGAACGGCCTCGCCGATCTCGGCACTCTGGTCTCCGCCCTGCCGCTGTCCGAGATTGTGGTCAGTTCACTGGTCGATCATCCGAATGCCGTTGCGTTGATGGGGTTCATCCGGACGCTTCGGAGCGGGCAGCGGGTGCCGTTGCGCGTTTTGCATCATGATTACTTGCCGGTCTGCCCATCCCTGAACCTGATCGACGCCGAAGACCGCTTCTGCGGGGTGCCGTCGCCGGAACGCTGCCGGGAATGCGCCCCGGCCAACCGGCATTTCCGCCGGCGGGAGGGGGACAACGGCCCGGCCGCTGGGAGCTTCGACATCAAGGCGTACCGCCGGACCTGGCAGGATTTCTTCGACCTTGCCGACCGCCACGTTTTCTTTTCCAGAAGCGCGCTCGCCGTGGTGCGGCGGGCCTTCACACTGCGCGACGAGCGTGTCCGGATCATCCCGCATCTGGCCGATCATGTCATCGTCTCGCCGCTGCCGACACCGGCGGCGACACCGCTGGCCCGCGTGGCGGTCATCGGGGGGATCAACGTGGCCAAGGGCTCCAAGATCCTGGACGCGATGGTGCGGCTGGCGGACACCCACCAACTCCCCTTGCGGTTCGAGCTGTTCGGGAACATCGACCGGCCCATCGACTCCCCGCGCTTCCACGACAACGGCTGTTACGAGCCGGACGATCTGGCGCGGCGTCTCGCCATGCGTGGCTGCCACGCAGTCTTCCTGCCGTCGGTCTGGCCGGAAACCTACTGCTATGTCCTGGACGAGGTGGCCGGGCTGGGCCTGCCGGTCGGCGTCTTCGACATCGGTGCCCCGGCGGAGCGGCTGCGCCACTGGTCCAACGGCTTCATCGTCTCGTCGCCGACGCCGGAGGCGGCGCTGTCGGCCCTGCTGACGGTAACCGCTGGCGTGGTGAGGGCGTCTGTGGATCAGCCTCCCTCATCGTCGCCGTCATACCCACGGGGCTGA
- a CDS encoding glycosyltransferase family 2 protein — MSSQNAPVIHVLGDTTLIGSVSLGGHRLDGHGRTPPRLAETGLSPEHWPVDVIGHVALLANGKVFDALWYERAYPDVTSWCNEKAASPYLHYLSVGLAQGRFPHVPMNESWYIERYGSAIRNMAGVQARTVADHYHIAGSLFGFDAVPGFDEQTYLDRNDDIHPLVQERHFVSGYQHYLLHGAAEGRGTGSWSALPTLPPQQLLGTPEFANLVQGADAHGKSTATGRNWAAEKAAGAAVEPTFGSFAESLYQAHRPDVAGAVSRDELPSGAEHWRHYGLREDLAGTTPRLPGYCEHRYLVNNPDVSEAIAGGDTPSGYHHFLSYGLAENRKGGPDTGEPAPRTFSPAGILRRIAERDGWPTISILMPVYQTPERWLRAAVGSVLEQLYPFWELCIVDDASPSPHIQELLREFAARDPRIRVAHRPSNGGIAAASNAALAMAGGEWLALLDHDDLLTADALYEIAAAIVAHDPDAVYSDEDKMSVDGRFYDATHKPGWSPELLRSTMYIGHLTCYRASIVHEAGGFRSAYDGTQDYDLALRVAGITDRFVHVPKILYHWVAIPGSSAEVLSAKSYAVERQKTAIEEALAQQAATPFEVHPHWSAGNWRVVYAPPSPAPLVSIVIPTAGRKGTVSGASVDILRNCILSLFGSECYERFEIVVVHNGELDATALGFLRAFPNLREINANRPSFNFSERVNLGVEQARGDYVLLLNDDIQAISKHFLRDMVGLATQPGVGVVGPRLLFANGTIQHVGVLLPNGVPTHAVIGEHRLTSGPQGIAQLTHNAAATTAACLLVSRALYQEVGGFDTGLSLNYNDVDFCNKVRVKGLRIVIDPAIELYHFESLSKEGTFNWELQEFVKRWGIEADPYLNPNFSTTNPFYEIERAPAARPVRDVEAQILARIAAARTRPRVAETIRFSFFMSIYKQPLRFLREIEKTILNQFYRNFEWVIVSDGDHRPELLDWLRGVAVHDNVTVIVSPENKGIMAGYGLAFQATRGDYVLPVDADDFLTLDALQVMAEHIHAHGLPAVLYSDEFKSDPQSRLFSPFHKPDFDRILHTNICFTCHLCALRRDVAVQIGAYTDPKATWSHDWDTFTRVERAGYGIVHVPHLLYAWRINPGSTASAETSLKPDALHSQRHVLERHLALTGQDRTLTVAINSLFPKPGVWRLAPRDGAGCGVALVIAVDMIAADRDDDDAVDMITAVLAQRNCPIASVRIQVSSPADAAGLAAGLERAGVQRWPTRISLHRDSCAILLAEACADGDAVAFLRTDCRPGTPDALLELAGLLNGVGEAVAIGGRILDPDERVAWAGGFFGLGGFLATADYGRPAGDAGYHGMLFCQRFVDGVSPSHWLARAGFLRDLLRRLPPDTPAAQIASAIALHAHAEDKRTLYTPFSVWHLTERTHVQPPLPSKAVLAGLPAPVPRRSRWYSPRLHPAAALGYQPRGYDGDDEGG; from the coding sequence GTGTCCAGTCAGAACGCGCCGGTCATTCACGTTCTCGGCGATACTACGCTGATCGGCAGCGTCTCCCTCGGGGGACACCGCCTTGATGGACATGGCCGCACTCCACCCCGTCTGGCCGAAACAGGACTTTCTCCGGAGCATTGGCCGGTCGACGTGATCGGGCATGTAGCCCTGCTCGCCAACGGGAAGGTCTTCGACGCGCTCTGGTACGAGCGGGCCTATCCGGACGTGACCAGTTGGTGCAACGAGAAGGCCGCGTCGCCTTACCTGCACTATCTGTCCGTCGGTCTTGCGCAGGGACGCTTCCCCCACGTTCCCATGAACGAGTCCTGGTACATCGAACGGTATGGCAGCGCCATCCGGAACATGGCTGGCGTCCAGGCCAGGACCGTCGCCGATCATTATCACATCGCCGGAAGCCTCTTCGGCTTCGACGCCGTTCCGGGTTTCGACGAACAGACCTATCTGGACCGCAACGACGATATCCACCCCCTGGTGCAGGAGCGCCATTTTGTAAGCGGATACCAGCATTATCTGCTCCATGGGGCCGCCGAAGGCCGCGGCACGGGATCATGGAGCGCGCTGCCCACGCTTCCTCCCCAACAACTCCTGGGGACACCGGAATTCGCAAACCTTGTCCAGGGCGCCGACGCCCATGGCAAAAGCACCGCGACCGGCCGGAACTGGGCGGCTGAGAAAGCCGCGGGCGCCGCCGTGGAGCCGACCTTCGGCAGCTTTGCCGAAAGCCTCTACCAAGCGCATCGCCCCGATGTGGCCGGCGCGGTTTCCAGGGACGAGCTCCCATCCGGGGCCGAGCATTGGCGCCATTACGGGCTGCGCGAGGATCTGGCCGGAACCACGCCGCGCCTGCCTGGTTATTGCGAACACCGCTATCTCGTGAACAACCCGGACGTGTCGGAGGCGATCGCCGGCGGCGACACCCCCTCGGGCTATCATCATTTTCTCAGCTATGGGCTCGCGGAGAACCGCAAGGGCGGACCCGACACGGGAGAACCCGCGCCGAGGACCTTCTCTCCCGCCGGCATCCTGAGACGGATCGCGGAACGGGACGGCTGGCCGACGATCTCCATCCTGATGCCGGTCTACCAGACGCCGGAGCGGTGGCTGCGCGCTGCCGTCGGGTCCGTCCTGGAACAGCTCTATCCCTTCTGGGAGCTGTGCATCGTCGACGACGCCTCCCCCAGCCCGCACATCCAGGAGCTGTTGCGGGAGTTCGCGGCGCGGGATCCCCGCATCCGCGTGGCTCACCGGCCGTCCAACGGCGGCATCGCCGCCGCGTCGAACGCCGCGCTCGCCATGGCCGGCGGCGAATGGCTGGCCCTGCTCGACCATGACGACCTGCTGACGGCGGACGCGCTTTATGAAATCGCCGCCGCCATCGTCGCCCACGACCCCGACGCCGTCTATTCCGACGAGGACAAGATGAGCGTCGACGGTCGTTTCTACGATGCGACCCACAAGCCGGGCTGGTCGCCCGAGCTGCTGCGCAGCACCATGTACATCGGGCACCTGACCTGCTACCGCGCGTCCATCGTCCACGAGGCCGGAGGATTCCGCAGCGCGTACGACGGGACCCAGGATTACGATCTGGCGCTCCGCGTCGCCGGGATCACCGACCGCTTCGTGCATGTTCCGAAGATCCTGTACCACTGGGTGGCCATTCCGGGATCGAGCGCCGAGGTCCTGTCGGCCAAGAGCTACGCGGTCGAACGGCAGAAGACGGCCATCGAGGAGGCCCTGGCCCAGCAGGCGGCCACCCCCTTCGAGGTGCATCCGCACTGGTCGGCGGGCAACTGGCGCGTCGTCTACGCGCCGCCCTCGCCCGCCCCGCTCGTCAGCATCGTCATCCCCACCGCGGGCCGCAAGGGCACCGTCTCAGGGGCGTCGGTCGACATCCTGCGAAACTGCATCCTCAGCCTTTTCGGCAGCGAATGCTATGAGCGCTTCGAGATCGTCGTCGTGCACAACGGCGAGTTGGACGCCACAGCGCTGGGCTTTCTACGCGCCTTTCCGAACCTGCGCGAAATCAACGCCAACCGCCCGTCCTTCAACTTCTCGGAGCGGGTGAACCTGGGGGTGGAGCAGGCGCGCGGCGACTATGTGCTTCTGCTCAACGACGACATCCAGGCCATCTCGAAGCACTTCCTGCGCGACATGGTGGGGCTGGCCACCCAGCCGGGCGTCGGTGTCGTCGGCCCGCGCCTGCTGTTCGCCAACGGCACGATCCAGCATGTCGGCGTCCTGCTTCCCAACGGCGTGCCGACCCACGCCGTCATCGGCGAGCATCGTCTGACCTCCGGGCCGCAGGGAATCGCGCAACTGACGCACAACGCGGCCGCCACGACCGCCGCCTGCCTTCTGGTGTCGCGCGCGCTCTACCAGGAGGTCGGGGGCTTCGACACCGGCCTCAGCCTGAACTACAACGATGTCGATTTCTGCAACAAGGTGCGCGTGAAGGGGCTGCGGATCGTCATCGACCCCGCCATCGAACTCTACCATTTCGAATCCCTGTCGAAGGAAGGCACCTTCAACTGGGAACTCCAGGAATTCGTGAAGCGCTGGGGGATCGAAGCCGACCCGTACCTCAACCCCAACTTCTCCACGACCAATCCCTTCTACGAGATCGAACGCGCCCCCGCTGCCCGCCCCGTCCGGGACGTGGAGGCCCAGATCCTGGCCCGCATCGCGGCGGCGCGGACCCGGCCGCGGGTGGCCGAGACGATCCGTTTCTCCTTCTTCATGAGCATCTACAAACAGCCGCTCCGGTTCCTGCGCGAGATCGAGAAGACGATCCTCAACCAGTTCTACCGGAACTTCGAATGGGTGATCGTGAGCGACGGCGACCACCGTCCCGAACTGCTCGACTGGCTGCGCGGCGTGGCCGTCCATGACAACGTGACGGTGATCGTCAGCCCGGAGAACAAGGGCATCATGGCCGGCTATGGGCTGGCTTTCCAGGCCACCCGCGGCGACTATGTCCTGCCGGTCGATGCCGACGATTTCCTGACGCTCGACGCGCTCCAGGTGATGGCGGAGCACATACATGCCCACGGCTTGCCGGCGGTCCTCTATTCCGACGAGTTCAAGAGCGATCCGCAGTCGCGGCTTTTCTCCCCCTTCCACAAGCCGGACTTCGACCGGATTCTGCACACCAACATCTGCTTCACCTGCCATCTCTGTGCCCTGCGCCGCGACGTGGCCGTGCAGATCGGCGCCTACACGGACCCAAAGGCGACCTGGAGCCACGACTGGGACACCTTCACCCGCGTCGAACGGGCCGGATACGGCATCGTGCATGTGCCGCATCTCCTGTACGCTTGGCGGATCAATCCCGGCTCCACCGCGTCCGCCGAAACCAGCCTGAAACCGGACGCGCTGCACAGCCAGCGGCATGTGCTGGAACGGCATCTGGCCCTGACCGGCCAGGACCGGACGCTGACCGTCGCCATCAACAGCCTGTTCCCAAAGCCGGGGGTTTGGCGGCTGGCGCCCAGGGACGGGGCCGGGTGCGGCGTGGCGCTGGTGATCGCGGTCGACATGATCGCGGCCGACAGGGACGACGACGACGCGGTGGACATGATCACCGCGGTTTTGGCGCAACGGAACTGCCCGATCGCGTCAGTCCGGATACAGGTGTCCTCGCCGGCAGACGCGGCGGGCCTGGCGGCGGGCCTGGAGAGAGCCGGGGTGCAGCGGTGGCCGACGCGCATCTCCCTGCACAGGGACTCCTGCGCCATCCTGCTCGCCGAAGCCTGCGCGGATGGCGACGCCGTGGCTTTTCTGCGGACAGACTGCCGTCCCGGAACCCCGGATGCCTTGCTCGAACTCGCGGGGTTGTTGAACGGGGTTGGCGAGGCGGTCGCCATCGGGGGCCGGATTCTCGATCCCGACGAGCGGGTCGCCTGGGCCGGTGGTTTCTTCGGCCTGGGAGGGTTCCTGGCCACCGCCGACTACGGTCGCCCGGCCGGCGACGCCGGCTATCACGGCATGCTGTTCTGCCAGCGGTTCGTGGACGGCGTGTCGCCAAGCCACTGGCTGGCCCGCGCCGGCTTCCTGCGCGATCTTCTGCGCCGGCTCCCGCCCGACACGCCGGCTGCTCAGATCGCGAGCGCCATCGCGCTGCACGCCCATGCGGAAGACAAGAGGACGCTCTACACGCCCTTCAGCGTTTGGCATCTGACGGAGCGCACCCATGTCCAGCCGCCCCTTCCCAGCAAAGCCGTGCTGGCCGGCCTGCCGGCCCCGGTGCCGCGGCGGAGCCGGTGGTACAGCCCCCGTCTGCATCCGGCGGCGGCGCTTGGCTATCAGCCCCGTGGGTATGACGGCGACGATGAGGGAGGCTGA
- a CDS encoding glycosyltransferase family 61 protein: MRPTPISLPDDSVILTLASPGFDAGYPRVVNSELIPQSILQAMEWAWNTPRFPERAVRVARLKDVWVAREGLVFDQKGDLYRETITQHSEAEIDQAHAAVLAAIGQGGRAAEPDTAGPILLCKKRGIGNYGHWMMEMLPKAHLVHTHLPDLGVRFLVGLAPGHLNDSMAFSLSMLGIDLARTLVADDTPLRFADLLLVDGLSEHGGFMSPLVLDAAEAVARSVTPGGADRLFVSRRTTGIRRIVDEDDLIGLALSHGYRLVEPDALSLPEQVALFKGASRIVGVMGAAMTNIVFAPPGARVVNLTPAGMPDTFFWFIATLRGLDYTEIRCAQSGPVRGVMPWDTDLILSLQDRERAFAG, from the coding sequence ATGCGACCGACACCGATCAGCCTGCCCGATGACTCGGTCATTCTCACGCTCGCGTCGCCCGGTTTCGATGCCGGTTACCCCCGTGTCGTCAACAGCGAGCTGATTCCCCAATCCATCCTGCAAGCCATGGAATGGGCATGGAACACCCCGCGCTTCCCGGAGCGCGCAGTGCGTGTCGCGCGCCTCAAGGACGTGTGGGTTGCCAGGGAGGGGCTGGTCTTCGACCAGAAGGGCGATCTCTACCGCGAAACCATCACCCAGCATTCCGAGGCGGAGATCGACCAGGCCCACGCGGCCGTTCTGGCGGCGATCGGGCAGGGCGGACGGGCTGCCGAACCGGACACGGCTGGCCCCATCCTTCTGTGCAAGAAGCGTGGAATCGGCAATTACGGCCATTGGATGATGGAGATGCTGCCCAAGGCTCATCTCGTCCACACCCATCTGCCGGATCTCGGTGTCCGCTTCCTCGTTGGGCTTGCGCCGGGCCACCTCAACGACAGCATGGCCTTTTCGCTGTCCATGCTGGGCATCGACCTTGCCCGGACCCTGGTCGCCGACGACACGCCCCTGCGCTTCGCCGATCTTCTGCTGGTGGACGGGCTGAGCGAGCACGGCGGCTTCATGTCGCCGTTGGTCCTCGACGCCGCGGAAGCCGTGGCCCGAAGCGTGACTCCGGGCGGTGCAGACCGGCTGTTCGTCTCCCGCCGGACGACGGGGATCCGCCGGATCGTCGATGAGGATGACCTGATCGGCCTCGCCCTGTCGCATGGCTACCGTCTGGTTGAGCCGGATGCGCTTTCGCTGCCGGAGCAGGTGGCTTTGTTCAAGGGAGCGTCGCGGATCGTCGGAGTGATGGGGGCGGCGATGACCAACATCGTCTTCGCACCGCCCGGCGCGCGCGTCGTCAATCTGACGCCGGCGGGTATGCCTGACACATTCTTCTGGTTCATCGCGACCCTGCGCGGTCTCGACTACACCGAGATCCGCTGCGCGCAGAGCGGCCCGGTCCGGGGGGTCATGCCCTGGGACACCGACCTGATCCTGTCCCTGCAAGACCGGGAGCGTGCCTTCGCCGGCTGA